Part of the Flagellimonas eckloniae genome, AAGGTTCTGTGGAATTTCACCTCCAGTTCCAACAGGGGCAATTTCAACTGCTGTATCCCCGGCAGATTCAATATCAACGGTTCCAAAAATTTGAAACACTAAATCTTCTGGAGCACCTCCAAAAACAAGACTTGACGGGGTCCAGTCCACGGCACCAATCCCGAATAAGTTTGCAGTATCCCTGAAAATGCTCTCATTTCCAATCAATCCGATTTGCGTTAGCCAGAACCATTGTGTCTCATTAGGGAAGAAATCTAAATTGGTATAAACCGAAAGCCAATAGGTCCCTGACCCCAATACCACCGGCTCTGGAAGATCTAAACTTATGTTTGTATCAGCCGCCGCTGAAGCGGGAGCAATGGCACCACTACTATAAACCACATTACCAGGGACTCCACCATTATTTTCAAAAATGGTCACTGTTGCGCTAGTTAAGGACGGACTGTTATTTGCAGCACCAAATGCCGTAATGTTACTTAAGGTCCATTGACTGCCTTCTGGGATTATAAAATCATCAGCAGATTGAATAAGTGCACCTCCAAAATCGGGAATTAACTGGGATGGCAAACTACTGCTAACAGCGTCGTTTTGTTCGTAAATAGGAAACTCAGTGAGTGTAACTGTAAACCCTTCAGAAACTTGCTCCTTTCCAGATGTTGCAATTAGTCCGATTGCCGCAGAGCCTTCAGCATCCGGTGCAAAGGAAAGGGTGATAATATCTCCATCTAATACCGCAGTCACCAAATCAGGATTTGAGTTGGTCAATTCAACGGAAATCGGCCGCTTTGAGCTGCTAACAAATAAGTCTTGTACATTTACCTCTTTGTCAGGACTATTCAGCGGAAGTAACAAATCTGGTAACAAATAGGCTGTACTTAGTCGGGCTTCAGGAGATTTAGAGGCATAAAATCTAGCATTGTATACTCCATTCCCGTGAGCTGCAACAGCGACAAATCCATCTGCTCTTGTTCTAACTTGAGGCACCACAACATCACCAACAATGGCAGGCTCTCTATACCAACGTGTGCGATTTCCATTCAAGTAAAATGATGCGTATAGTCCCGTACTTGTTCCAACAAAATAGATATTGTTATTACCACTTATGGAAAACCATCTCACAGATGGGCCATTTCCGGTTCCATCCGCATTTTCTTCCAAATTACCACTAATGTTTTCCCAGGTCTCTCCTGCATCCTTGCTCATAAAAAGACTTTGGATATTATAGTTGGAGAATACTGCAAAAACTCGATCAGCGTTATTTGGATCTACATATATTTGGTTGATGTTCCCTTCAGGAAGTCCTTTTCCGGAAGAAATATCCACAGCGGGCTGGTCATCTATGTTTGCATTTTCCACTTTAAATATCATACCACTAGAAGTTCCATAATAGAGCCTATTGGCCACTGGATATTTAGACACATCCAATCCGGTAATGAGAGAGCCATCAGGAGTTGCCGTTTGGGTTTGCTCTACCCAATTCACAGATGTAGGGGCATTGGAAAATAGGGGAATTTCATCCAAATTGTTATTGCGCCACATACGGTCGCCCGCTGGCATATACATAACATTGTCATTGTTAGGGTCTAGCACAAAAGGAGCTACAAAGTCAAAACCACTTGCACCCGAAGGTTGCACTCTGGTAAATGAGATGAATTCTCCGTCTTCATTAAAATTAAATCGGAATACAACTCCGAACTGGGCAGAAACGTATCGGGTAAGGCCGCCATCTGCTATTGCATTGTACGTACCGTCACCACCAAAGTCTTCTTCCCATGGGTCATCTTCGTTCGTTGAATTCGTAAACCATGTTCCATTGTCTTGAAACCCAGCCACAACATCTTGCGTGTTTCCTTCTGGATCTATGGCTATAGCATATGGCTGTGTGGTAATATACCCGTTGTTCAAGGATGTCCAGCTTACCGGTTCTGTATTAATGGAGATATCTTCAGTTACCTGTACACCACCATCATTGGCTGAAATGACTTTGTTAGGGTTTGAAGGTAAAAAAAGAAGATTGTGTTGATCGGGATGGTGATTGGGATAAAGCGCAAAACTATCACTAAAAATAGTATAACCACCAATCCAACCCTCAAAACCAGTAGGGGTGGTAAATCCAGTTTCGGATCTATACAGGTTGGTTCCGCCAAGAAATACCAAGTCTTGATTTGTGGGATGTACCTTTATAGTCATATTGTATGCACCTTGAAGATTTAGGTCTCCTGCCACGCCACCGATATTAGTGGGAAGATTTGTGGTTAAATCTACCCATTGTTCTTCTGGGGTTTCAGCATCAGCTTGATATCTCCATAGGAATGCCTCACCAGCATCACTAAGGTCATAAGAGAAAAAATATACACGGTTTTCATCAGAAGGGTCATATGCCATGACTGTTCTTCCGAAAGACGGAAACAAACCAGCTGGTGTAATGTTCGTCCAGGTTTCACCGTCCTGAGAAGTAAAAAAGCCGGCATTTTCACCGCCAAAAATATCTACGGTTCCGTAAATGGTTCCGTTAGGGGTTATTATAACTTCTGTTTGACTGTCAAATCCGCTGGGTAGGACTTCTTCAAAAGATCTTGCCCCATCCTCCGATTTAAACAAACCATCAAAAGTGGCGGTGTACACATCACCATTTGCAGGATGCACGGCTATACTGTTTATCAAATCAAAAGAAGTAATCGAGGTAACATCATTATCAGAAGTGTTTCGCATTCTAAACCAGCTTCTACCATTATTATAGGACTTGTAAATACCTGATCCTTGATAAAATGCTCCAGGCGCACCGGCGGAATTTCCATAACGTTCACCTGATGCGTAGTACCAAATATTTTGTCTTGATTTTCTCGGATCTTGGACTATAGCCGTAATACTGGGGTTTTGCCATTTTCGGGTAACTCGTTTCCAAGTTTCCCCAGCATTAGTAGAGCGCCAGAGTCCCCCTGAAACACCTCCAGCCAAAATAATGTTTTCATTTCTACGATCAATTGCCAAAGCTCTTGTTCTTCCGCCAACGTTAACGGGTCCTCTTTCCCTGAAATAGAAATAGTTCTTTTTAGAAGCTTCCCCACCATAGGTTTTTGCCATTTCTTGTTGAATATCTGTGGAATCGATTTTCTCAGAAAAAGCGGCTTCTTTTAAGCGAATATTATCTGGAATTTGATGGGTAAAAGGATCTTGAACCTGTCTAAATTCGTAAGCAAGCCGATCTAAAGCGCGATCTCCAACAGCCATTGGGGTAACGCCTACAGGGCCTTTTTTACTATCATAAATTTTTGATTTTTTGTATAGATCTTGTCCTTTTTGCGGAGCATCATCATGGGTCTTTTTTAAGTTTTGCGCTTGAATCCCTGAAAAAAAGAGGAAAAAAGCAGAAAAAATTAGGAAAAACTGTTTAGTGAGTAGAGATTTTTTCATAAGGTTGAGATTAAATGAATTAGCCTTTCAATATAACAAAAATCCAATGGATTGTTAAATTATTCCTACAAAGATCGACGAAATGAGGTATTAAATAAAACCCAAAATTGTCTTGAGGCCCAACAACAAAAACTATAATTTAAACTTTACGTGGATTTTTAATGCGGTGATACATTTGTTGTGTATAATTGCTCAAAATTTACCGCATGAGAACCTTAGTGATAGGTGATGTCCATTCAGGATTAAAAGCTTTGGAACAACTTTTGATTCGTGCCGAAGTTAACCAAGATGACGATCTCATTTTTTTAGGAGATTATGTGGATTCTTGGAGCACAGCTGTTGAAACCGTAGACTTTTTGATTGCCTTAAAACAACAATACAAGTGTACTTTTATCCGTGGAAATCACGATGAACTTTGTAAGGAATGGTTATTGACCAAGAAAGAAAACCCCCAATGGTTAGCACATGGAGGAACGGCCACTCGAGATTCATATTTGAGTGCAAATCGAGAAAATTGGGAGCACCATCTGGATTTTTATGCCAATCTTGAGAACTACCATCTCGATAAAAAAAATAGACTTTATCTGCATGCGGGCTATACTAATTTAAAAGGCGTTGAGCATGAATATTTTGATCAATTGTTTTATTGGGATAGAACACTTTGGGAACTTGCCAAGGCAATTGATCCAAACTTGACAATAACAGACACCAGTTTCCCAAAAAGGCTTACACATTATAGAGAGGTTTTCATTGGCCACACACCACTATCAAAAACGAGTGTGGTGCCTCCAGAAAAGGGAGCAAATGTTTGGAATGTTGATACAGGGGCAGCATTCAAGGGAGCTTTGACCATAATGGATGTAGAAACAAAGGAGTTTTGGCAAAGTGACCCCGTGCATTTACTTTATCCTGGAGAAAAAGGCAGAAACTAACAGAATACAGCTTTTTATTAAATAATAATGGAGACCTTTATCAAAAAAATAGAAATATGTCGTTGAAAAATATTCGGTTAGAAGTAATGCAGGCCATAGAACCACAAGTAAAGGGATTCATGGACTCATTTCTTATACCTATAGAGGAAATATGGCAACCGAGTGATTTTTTACCAGACCCACAAAGTGATAACTTTTTTAGTGAAACGGAACAGATCCGGGAGGAGGCAAAAGAACTGGGATATGATTTTTGGGTTACCCTTGTAGCCGATACTATAACTGAAGAAGCTTTGCCTACTTACGAATCTTGGTTGATGGATGTTGAGGGAGTTGATCAACACAGTGGAAAAGAAAATGGTTGGAGCAAATGGGTAAGAGCTTGGACCGCAGAAGAAAATAGACATGGCGATGTGCTGAACAAATATCTGTATTTATCTGGACGTGTTAATATGCGGGAAATTGAAATGACAACACAACATTTAATTTCAGACGGTTTTGATATTGGAACGGATAGAGATCCGTACAAAAATTTTGTCTACACTACATTTCAAGAACTGGCCACTAATATTTCCCATAAACGTGTTGGAAAAATGGCACGTCAAAAAGGAAATGTACTACTCGGAAAAATGTGTACTATTATTGCGGGAGATGAAATGCGGCATCATTTGGCGTATCGGGAATTTGTAAAGACCATTTTAGGACAAGATCCCAATGGAATGATAGAAGCTTTTGCCGATATGATGAAAAAAAAGATTGTTATGCCGGCCCATTTTTTAAGGGAATCAGGGGAGAGTATTGGAACTGCCTTTGAACAGTTTTCAGATTGTGCACAACGACTGGGAGTTTATACAGCTCAGGATTATATTGATATTTTGAAAAAATTGAATGAATATTGGGAAGTCGGCAACTTACGTGGTCTTTCAGAACAAGCTGAAAAAGCCCGCGATTATTTAATGAAACTTCCAGATAGGCTTCAACGAATTTCTGAACGGATGAAGTTTGGCCAAGAACAATATAAGTTTAAATGGGTTGAGGCAAATGGAATGCTATAAAAAAAGACCGGCAAACAGCCGGTCTTTTTTTATAATAATTTAACCACAAAATTAGAATTTACCTCCTTTGTGTTCATCCTGCCATTTGATTAATTTTTTCCAAGCACCCTCATAGGCCATTTTAGATTGCATAGGCCATGAGGCAGGGTCATGGATTCGGTAGCGATCCCCACCAGAATTAAGGACTTCTTGGCATTTATCCACAGAAGTTTCTGAAAGAGCCTTCCAGGTCTTGATTCCGAAATTATGGAAAAGCCCTTCAATTTTAGGCCCAATTCCCTCAACAACCTTAAGGTCGTCCTGCTTAATTTTTTTCCCGAAAGCAACTTTTGCGGCATTCGCGTCAAAAGCTATGGCGGCAGGTGCGGCAGCGGCTAAAGAAGCTGCGCTTTTACTTTTTGAAGTTGAACCAACTGTTTTGATTTTTTTCTGACAAGCCTCTAAATCAGCTTTTAATTTTTCATTTTTTTCTTCAAGAGCTTTAAGTTCTTCTGAATTATCAACATATGTTGAGTCCTTGCCTTTTCCAATGAGGTATCCCAGAATACCTGAAATTATTCCAACAAGTGCAGGAATGATCCAGCACCAGATATTTAGATTTTCAAAATTCATAGTAGTAAATTAATGGTTATATAATTAGTTTAGTGTTACAATTGTCCTCCTGTTCTTGGCTCTTCCTTCTTCGGTGTCATTCGAGGCAATTGGAGAATCCGGTCCTTGGGAGGATGTACTTATTTTAGATTTAGCAATTCCATTTGAGATAAGATATCCCTTTACAAAATCTGCTCTTTCCTGACCAAGTTGAATATTCGTTGCCCTTACTCCAGTATTATCGGTATGCCCTACAACATTACAAACAGCTCCATCAACCTTATCTAGGTAGCTGGAAATGTCAGCGATTTTTTGTCTTTGTTCGGCAGTAAGACTGATAGCTGCTTCTCCAGTTTGGAAATATAGCACCAAAGGATTGTCCTTTATTTTCTCATAAAGTGCTTTTAATTGTTCATCAACATCTTCTGCTTCTTTTGAAATACCATAAGAAATTGGTCCTAAGAAAACAGTTTCATCTGGAATCATGTCTTCCATCACTTTTCCCATTGTATTAATTTGGGCTGATGGAATTCCACTGGAAATAAGATGGTTTTTAACCGAATTTGCCCTTGCCAATCCAAGATTGGGATAGGCAGTATGGTTTTCTTCATCAGGTGCATAAAAACCTGTGATGTTGAGGATCTTTGCGGTGTTGGCGCTTAGATAGCCCTCTAAGTTAGAAATACCATCTTTTAATTTGTTTGAAATAGGCATTAAAAAAGATGGATTGGAATGGTTAAAGTTAAAGTTGTCATTAACCTCAAGCGAATAATCCCCGTCACTTACCGAAAAAGGATAGGATGTTGGATCGACTGATGGGATGATAGGTACTGTTTCATCTTGAATTACGTTTACACTATTTTGTGAAATCTTACATTCACTACAAAGGTTTAGATAGAGAAACGTACCAATAATAATTACAGCAAGTATTCCCAGAAAATAGGTGGTCTTTCTTGTCATTAGTAAATATTGTTAGTGTTTAGAACACCAAAATATTAAAAAAACGCTAAAATTTGGGATTTAACCCTAAGAATCTGAGGAGATTAGAAAAAAATAGAATCCTTATATATTTTTGAAAACAGAAAATGCAATAAAAAATACCAACCATACAATTTTCTTAACCAGTTATAATATAAGCTTTAAAAAGAATGGAAATTATAAGGAACTTAGGGGTATATATTAGGTAAGTAACCCTATTTCTCCCGACGAGGTTCCGGCATTGAAATAGGGTTAAATTTAAATTTGAGTTAGTTAAGTTGGTTTAAAGAATGCCGATTCTATGTTCATCGAGAATCGGCTCTTTTTTTTATAAATCAAATTTTATGCCTTGAGCCAAGGGAAGTTCTGTGGTATAATTAATGGTGTTTGTCTGTCTTCTCATATAGATTTTCCAGGCATCCGAACCACTTTCACGTCCTCCTCCTGTTTCTTTCTCGCCACCAAAGGCACCACCAATTTCCGCTCCTGAGGTACCTATGTTCACATTTGCAATGCCACAATCACTGCCTGAGGAAGATAAAAAATGTTCAGCTTCTCTCAAGTTATTTGTCATTATGGCCGAAGATAAGCCTTGCACAACTCCATTTTGTTGAGCTATGGCATTTTCAACATCTCCAGAATATTTTAATACATATAAAATTGGTGCAAAAGTCTCTTCCTGAACAATCTTGAATGAGTTGTTTGCCTCAACAATTGCAGGTTTTACATAGCAACTACTTTCATAACCATCACC contains:
- a CDS encoding T9SS type A sorting domain-containing protein, giving the protein MKKSLLTKQFFLIFSAFFLFFSGIQAQNLKKTHDDAPQKGQDLYKKSKIYDSKKGPVGVTPMAVGDRALDRLAYEFRQVQDPFTHQIPDNIRLKEAAFSEKIDSTDIQQEMAKTYGGEASKKNYFYFRERGPVNVGGRTRALAIDRRNENIILAGGVSGGLWRSTNAGETWKRVTRKWQNPSITAIVQDPRKSRQNIWYYASGERYGNSAGAPGAFYQGSGIYKSYNNGRSWFRMRNTSDNDVTSITSFDLINSIAVHPANGDVYTATFDGLFKSEDGARSFEEVLPSGFDSQTEVIITPNGTIYGTVDIFGGENAGFFTSQDGETWTNITPAGLFPSFGRTVMAYDPSDENRVYFFSYDLSDAGEAFLWRYQADAETPEEQWVDLTTNLPTNIGGVAGDLNLQGAYNMTIKVHPTNQDLVFLGGTNLYRSETGFTTPTGFEGWIGGYTIFSDSFALYPNHHPDQHNLLFLPSNPNKVISANDGGVQVTEDISINTEPVSWTSLNNGYITTQPYAIAIDPEGNTQDVVAGFQDNGTWFTNSTNEDDPWEEDFGGDGTYNAIADGGLTRYVSAQFGVVFRFNFNEDGEFISFTRVQPSGASGFDFVAPFVLDPNNDNVMYMPAGDRMWRNNNLDEIPLFSNAPTSVNWVEQTQTATPDGSLITGLDVSKYPVANRLYYGTSSGMIFKVENANIDDQPAVDISSGKGLPEGNINQIYVDPNNADRVFAVFSNYNIQSLFMSKDAGETWENISGNLEENADGTGNGPSVRWFSISGNNNIYFVGTSTGLYASFYLNGNRTRWYREPAIVGDVVVPQVRTRADGFVAVAAHGNGVYNARFYASKSPEARLSTAYLLPDLLLPLNSPDKEVNVQDLFVSSSKRPISVELTNSNPDLVTAVLDGDIITLSFAPDAEGSAAIGLIATSGKEQVSEGFTVTLTEFPIYEQNDAVSSSLPSQLIPDFGGALIQSADDFIIPEGSQWTLSNITAFGAANNSPSLTSATVTIFENNGGVPGNVVYSSGAIAPASAAADTNISLDLPEPVVLGSGTYWLSVYTNLDFFPNETQWFWLTQIGLIGNESIFRDTANLFGIGAVDWTPSSLVFGGAPEDLVFQIFGTVDIESAGDTAVEIAPVGTGGEIPQNLASIETEVITAVWPNPSTNEFYFALKDAQDTMVNTQIFNILGQKVFETDGTNSSKPIIWNASNSPAGVYFVKITGANTNENFKIVKK
- a CDS encoding metallophosphoesterase: MRTLVIGDVHSGLKALEQLLIRAEVNQDDDLIFLGDYVDSWSTAVETVDFLIALKQQYKCTFIRGNHDELCKEWLLTKKENPQWLAHGGTATRDSYLSANRENWEHHLDFYANLENYHLDKKNRLYLHAGYTNLKGVEHEYFDQLFYWDRTLWELAKAIDPNLTITDTSFPKRLTHYREVFIGHTPLSKTSVVPPEKGANVWNVDTGAAFKGALTIMDVETKEFWQSDPVHLLYPGEKGRN
- a CDS encoding acyl-ACP desaturase; translation: MSLKNIRLEVMQAIEPQVKGFMDSFLIPIEEIWQPSDFLPDPQSDNFFSETEQIREEAKELGYDFWVTLVADTITEEALPTYESWLMDVEGVDQHSGKENGWSKWVRAWTAEENRHGDVLNKYLYLSGRVNMREIEMTTQHLISDGFDIGTDRDPYKNFVYTTFQELATNISHKRVGKMARQKGNVLLGKMCTIIAGDEMRHHLAYREFVKTILGQDPNGMIEAFADMMKKKIVMPAHFLRESGESIGTAFEQFSDCAQRLGVYTAQDYIDILKKLNEYWEVGNLRGLSEQAEKARDYLMKLPDRLQRISERMKFGQEQYKFKWVEANGML
- a CDS encoding OmpA family protein; protein product: MTRKTTYFLGILAVIIIGTFLYLNLCSECKISQNSVNVIQDETVPIIPSVDPTSYPFSVSDGDYSLEVNDNFNFNHSNPSFLMPISNKLKDGISNLEGYLSANTAKILNITGFYAPDEENHTAYPNLGLARANSVKNHLISSGIPSAQINTMGKVMEDMIPDETVFLGPISYGISKEAEDVDEQLKALYEKIKDNPLVLYFQTGEAAISLTAEQRQKIADISSYLDKVDGAVCNVVGHTDNTGVRATNIQLGQERADFVKGYLISNGIAKSKISTSSQGPDSPIASNDTEEGRAKNRRTIVTLN